GGGTAGTTTCAGATTTCCGAGAGCCAGCGGCGAAGGGTGGCGGCATCTTCGACCATCTGCATCGGATCGTCCCCGGCCACGAATTCGAGGGAGGCAAAGATGGATCCCCGAACCTTGGCCTTGTTCAGGTAGGCCTTCCAGGCGGTCTCGCCTTCGGAAAGGGGCAACCGGGCGCGGGTCCGGATGTCCCAATTGAAGACGTGCAGACCGGCCAGACGTGGAAGAGCGGTCGCCATGTCGTGAAGATTGGTGACCTCGTCCTGGAAATTGCGAGGCTGCCAGAAGGTCAGGAAGTCCGGATCATTCACCGTGTCGAACAGCTCGGCGGCGGATTCGGCCGAGTCGGTCAGGGTCTGGGAATGCCATTCGCAGGCGATGCGCAATCCGGCCTGGCGGGCCAGTCGGGCGATGGTTCTTCCGTCGTCGGCCACGGCTTCTCGTTCCGCCTGGTCGGAATCATCGTAGCCTTTCCGGCCAGCCCAGACTCGGACGATGCCCGTCTGCAGGGCCAGAGCTGTTTCCAGGACACCCTCAATCGGACCGGACGCGGGATCGCCGAGTCGGTAGTAGGACCCGTAGGCTGAGATTTCCAGGCCGGCCTCGAGGGTCCTGCGGCCGATGGCAGAGGCGATGTCCGGGCGATCGTGTGGAACGTGGATATCGCCACCCCATTCGATGCCTTCCAGGCCGGCCTTGTTGGCCAGAACAATGATTTCCTGGGGGGGAAGCTGCCGAAAGGTGACGGAGAGAAGCCCGGGTTTCATGGAGACAGAAGCGGAGGTCAGGCCATGATTGCGGCCTGTTGCTCGGTGATCTGGTACTTGAGAGGTTCGCCTTTGAGGAAGCGCTTCAGGTCGTCGAGCATGTATTGGCCCATACGGGCGCACTCACCTGCCATTGAACCGGCAATATGGGGGGTCAGGGTGACATTGGAGAGTGTCTGAAGTGAACGGTATTCTTGGTCGCTGACGATTTCGGTCACATCGAGAATTGCCCAGAGATCGGACCGCAGTTCCAGGACCTGAATGAGTTCCGAATGCCGGACGATGGCGCTCCGTGAGGTATTGATCAGGGAGGCGTTGACCCGCATCCGGGAAACGAGGTCTCCGGAGATCATGCCACGGGTCTCGGGCAGATCCGGCGTGTGGACCGAGACCACATCGGATCGCTCAAAAACGTCCTCCAGTGAACACAGCTCAATTCCGAGACGGCGGGCGTCGTCCGCTGAGGCGAAGGGATCGAACGCGAGGATCCTGATCTCGAACGGAGCGAGCAATTCGATGACCCTGCGGGCGACTTGCCCGAGCGAAACCAAGCCCACGGTGCTTCCGAAAGCGCCGGCCGGCTCGATGGATTTGCAGGCGTCAAAACCGTAAACCCGGTCACTGCCGGGAGTCTTGCAGCGGCGGTTGTGCTGCCATCCCGCCTTGAGGCAGAAAAGGATCTGTGAAAGGGTGTATTCGGCGACCGGGATGGCATTGGCCGAGACTGCCGAGGCGATGGGGATGTTCCGACGCCAGAAAGCCGCAGTCACGGTATTCCGAATGGATCCGGCCCCATAAAGGAATGCCTTCAGTCGGGGCGCCGCATCGAGGAAGGCCTCGTCAAGCCTGGGTGCACCCCAACCGGAAAGGACGATATCGACGTCTTGCATCAGGAAGGGCTGCGCCCTGATCGACTCGGCGGTCTGGGAGGGTGCAACCAGATCGAGAAGCTGTCCGATTTCCCTCTCGATCTCCCGGGGGTAGATTCTGGCAAACGAGTCAGGATCGAGAATGAAAATCCCTTTCATGTCTATTCAGGCTGGTATGGCGTGCACGGGACAATTCTCTGCTCGGGTCCCGGTTATCAACTCTGTCCACCTTTGGCCGGTGCTTCGGACATGGCAATCCACGAATGGGCTCTGCGTTCTCCCGGGAACACAACGGTTACTTCGTCTTGCATCGGAATTCTCCGATTTGCCCCGACAGGTTCGGCGTTTCTGGTGGAAACCTGCTGGGCGACAAAGCGATTGCCGGGAAATCGACGCTTGAATCCGCGCCTGTCCTCATCCTGCATGCAGGGCCTGTGTTACCCACCTGCGCCAATCTCGAACGTCCGGGATTTATCGGTCCCTGTTCTTTAGCTCTGATGCTGACCGGATTTTCATCGATCGCCCAGATCACCAATCCGATTCCGGAGGTTGTCCGCTGGAGCGATATCACCATCCTGATTGAACCGTATGTGCAAATCCCGGCCAGTTCGGCTGGATTTCCCAGGACGCGGATCGTCCAGTTGAAACCGGCAGGCGACGGGTCCGGCCGTCTCTTCGTC
This is a stretch of genomic DNA from Opitutaceae bacterium. It encodes these proteins:
- a CDS encoding hydroxyacid dehydrogenase; translated protein: MKGIFILDPDSFARIYPREIEREIGQLLDLVAPSQTAESIRAQPFLMQDVDIVLSGWGAPRLDEAFLDAAPRLKAFLYGAGSIRNTVTAAFWRRNIPIASAVSANAIPVAEYTLSQILFCLKAGWQHNRRCKTPGSDRVYGFDACKSIEPAGAFGSTVGLVSLGQVARRVIELLAPFEIRILAFDPFASADDARRLGIELCSLEDVFERSDVVSVHTPDLPETRGMISGDLVSRMRVNASLINTSRSAIVRHSELIQVLELRSDLWAILDVTEIVSDQEYRSLQTLSNVTLTPHIAGSMAGECARMGQYMLDDLKRFLKGEPLKYQITEQQAAIMA
- a CDS encoding TIM barrel protein, whose product is MKPGLLSVTFRQLPPQEIIVLANKAGLEGIEWGGDIHVPHDRPDIASAIGRRTLEAGLEISAYGSYYRLGDPASGPIEGVLETALALQTGIVRVWAGRKGYDDSDQAEREAVADDGRTIARLARQAGLRIACEWHSQTLTDSAESAAELFDTVNDPDFLTFWQPRNFQDEVTNLHDMATALPRLAGLHVFNWDIRTRARLPLSEGETAWKAYLNKAKVRGSIFASLEFVAGDDPMQMVEDAATLRRWLSEI